CGGACTCGGCCCCGACGTGTGGAAAGGCGTTGCGTCCGGCTCACGTTCCATGAGTCCCTACCGGGTATGCGGGTTCGGACCCCGCCGCGTGGCGGGTGCACGGCAACCGGAGCGCCACCGCGCAACCGCGGCTGCGCACGCGGGCGCCCGAAAGCCAACCCGTGCAAGTCGCGTTCCTGGATGAGCGCGCAAGTGATTGTTATTTCAGCAGGTTACGCACTCCGCCCGAGTGCAGCGTCCGACGTTGGTCTTGCGGACGCGCCGAGGCGCCGTGCATGAATGCCAGCACTCGAGCGCCGGCAGGTGGCGCCGATTCACTGCCCGCCCGAGCGCGTGGCGCCGGACCCATGAAGCGCCCGGGCGCACCGTCGCGAACGCCGGCGCAGGTCCTGCCGACGCGTCGCCAGAGCGCCACGGGAGCGCATGCACCGGCTCTCACGTCGAACCACGGAGAACGTCGGCCGCAGGCGAGGCGAACCCGGAAATGCCGGACACGATCATCGTCGTGCCGTGCTACAACGAAGCGGAGCGGCTCCCGGTGGAGCGCTTCAGGCGCTACGTGGCGGAGACGGAGGGGATCCGGTTCCTGTTCGTCGACGACGGGAGCCGAGACCGGACGCTCGAGGTCCTGCGACGCCTGGAAGCGGACCGGCCCGATGTCTTCGGCGTCCTGGCGCTGCCGCGCAACGGCGGCAAGGCGGAGGCCGTGCGCCGTGGGATCCTCGTCGGGCTCGAGGCCGGCGCACGCTACGTGGGTTTCTGGGACGCAGACCTCTCGACTCCGCTGGAGGCGATCGCTGACCTCCGCGCGGTCCTCGAGGAGAAGCCCGAGATCGAGGCCGTTTTCGGCTCGCGGGTGCAGCTCCTGGGCCGCTGCATCGAGCGGCACGCGTGGCGCCATTACCTGGGCCGGGTGTTCGCGACCGCGGCATCGCTGGCGTTGCGGCTGCGGGTCTACGACACGCAGTGCGGCGCCAAGCTGTTCCGCGCAACGGACCGGCTGGCGGAGTTGTTCCGGGATCCGTTCCGCGCGCGCTGGATCTTCGACGTCGAACTGATCGCCCGCCTGATCCGGCAGCGGCGAGGCACGACGCTCCCCGGTGCCGCGAGCGTGATCTACGAGTTCCCACTGTCCGAGTGGCGCGACGTGCCCGGGTCCAAGCTGAAGCCGCGGGACTTCATCCGTGCGGCGCTGGACCTCGCGGTGATCTACCACGCGTACCTGCGCCCCGGTGCGCCGCCGCTGTCCCCCGTGTCCTCCGAACAACGGCGGCGGGTGCCGCACGGTGCCGAGGCGGAGGACGCGCGGGTGCGCTGAGCAACGGGCCTCACACTCAAGCCGGCTCCTTCCGCCCCCGCAGGCCCGACGCACGGAGCGCCGCCGCGAGCTCTCCCGCGCCGCGCGACATGCGGCAGAGTGCGTGCATCACGCCGGTCCTGCCCAGGAAGACCGCCACCGAGAGCAGGAAGCCGCCTTCCGCCATGCGCACGAGCGCACGCGTCGCCGAAGGCGTCAGGGCCTCCGGCCCCAGGGCGACGGCGTGCGGCGGCAGGACACGCCCCCGCTCCCGGAACGCGCGTCGGAGGATCCAGCGCGCCGTCGCCCGGTCCGGCTCGACGTCCAGATGGACGACAGCGCGATCCGCCCACACCACGCGCGGCCGAGGCGCCGCGGCGGGCTCCGCGTCCGCGGACCGCGCCGGCGCCGTCGTCGGCCCCTCCACTGCTGGACCCGCAGCGACCAGCAGCCGGCGCATCACGAGCACGTTGTACGGCCGCACGAACGGCACCGCCGCCCCGGTCCGGCGCCGGGCCGCCTCGAAGAAGCCGCCTCGCCGCACCCACGCCGGCACCTCATCCGCGTACCGGGGCACCACCGGACCCTCGACGACATCCGCCCCGTGCCGCGACTGCGCCGCGATCAGCTCGGCCAGCCAGTGCGGCGCCGGCTCCGACGCTGCCTCCAGGAACGCCACGCCGTCCGCACCCCGGGCGAGTGCGAGTGCGACCCCC
This genomic window from bacterium contains:
- a CDS encoding family 2 glycosyl transferase, encoding MPDTIIVVPCYNEAERLPVERFRRYVAETEGIRFLFVDDGSRDRTLEVLRRLEADRPDVFGVLALPRNGGKAEAVRRGILVGLEAGARYVGFWDADLSTPLEAIADLRAVLEEKPEIEAVFGSRVQLLGRCIERHAWRHYLGRVFATAASLALRLRVYDTQCGAKLFRATDRLAELFRDPFRARWIFDVELIARLIRQRRGTTLPGAASVIYEFPLSEWRDVPGSKLKPRDFIRAALDLAVIYHAYLRPGAPPLSPVSSEQRRRVPHGAEAEDARVR